The genomic DNA AGGGAGACGGAcagcgcacggtgcgcacgcgtccTGGGAACACGCACttccggcgcctcgtcgtgggCAAAGGGGAGCGTGTCGGCCGCGTACTCGAACGCGGCCTGCTCCCGCTCGACCAGCGACTCGAGAAGGCGGGGGAGATTGAGCAGGCCTTCGCCGAGTTTGACCATTGCCTCGGTAGGGCTCTTGCTAAAGGAGGGAATGCGCACTTCGGGAAGGTGCTCTTGCGGCGCCACCAAGGCCCACGCTCCCTGGGCGCTGTACGCCTCGAGGTGCATGCGAAAggtgccgaggagctgggCGAGCACCAAagcgtgcgccgagtgcgcgACCTCGAGTGGTGCGGGTAACGACGCCATCTTGGCACGCACACTCGCCTCCTGCGCACCGgtgacgcgctcgaggaggtgCGTGTGCCAGGCACTGACCTGGGTATCCAGGTAGGGGTTCAGCTCCATGACCcgcacgccggcgtgcACCAAGTCCCAATCGGGAATTGGGTCCATGTCCTCGGCTAGGACCGTGTTTGCATCGGGCGCAAGCGACTGCATGTGCCGTGCATGCCGTGTCTGCAGCTGATCGAGTGTCGAGACGATACGGTGGCGCAGCAGAGGCAACAGGGCGGTATggaccgcctcgagcacgtctTCTACGCGCGCGTCCGCAAGGCGGAGCATGCGCTCCGTCGCGGCGTCCGAgagcgcacggcacgcgtCGATTTCGTCGCAGCACAACTGTGCCATGTCTTGTACACACGCCGCCCAGGACccttggcgagcgtcggcCGTCTGGACATAggcgcggtcgcggcgtgccTCGAACGCAGCTtgccgctgcgcaaagGCATGCTGCAAAAAAGCCGCTTCGCGGGTGCGGTACGAGACCTTATAAGGCACATAGAGGCCCAGCAGGCACGCGGGCCATGCGGTATGTGTCGGGATCGTATCAGAGGCAATCGGCGCTTCGCTTCCAGCGCCAAGTCGCGCCTGGTCGATGGCCTTGACTGCAGCATAGGCTTGCACGTAGGATTCGACCAAGACCGGGAGCGCTTCGGGGCGTTGTGCCATGGTATCAATGTGTTCGTGCAAAGGCACAGCATCCACCGCGGCGACaagcaccgcctcgacccCGCGTTCGGGCTCTTGGTACAAGAGAGGCGCCACCTGGCGttcgtcggcggcgagctgctccaacgcgccgaggaatgcgccggtgcgctgctcgaccggTGCCGCTTGCCACGCATTCTGGgtcgcagcgcggcgtgcgcgtgtATAGTGTACGGTAAactgctcggcacggtgcACGCTCGCATAGACACGCGCGCACCGGATGAGTCCGTCGACGTCTTGCGCATCAACCGCCTTGTGCATCGCCTTGGCCACTGCCTCATCGAGTGCAGCaaggaggcgctcgaggagcgtgcgccgcgcagcgacatACTCGCTTGATGCGTCAAAGTTGGCCAGCGTGTGCTCCATgccagcgaggcgctgcgccgccttttCCCAGTCaccgtcggcgaggtggcCGTCGACCTCGCCTTCGACCAGCGACCAGGACTCGGCGGCATGAAGGGTATCACGCGCGCTCTGCATGCGGTGCTTTACCTGCGAGAGAGAGTGCAACTCCGAGAGTGCGTGCGCTtccggcgtgccggccgccgGGGTCATTTGCTCGTATCGTTTTTCGGCCTTTTCcagagcgaggcggaggGGCATTGCGTCCTGTGTCAGCTGCTGTGCCTGTGCCGCAGCTTCTGGAACAATTGTGCCTGCGACGCTCATCTGTGCAGAGAGCTTcgagacgagcgccgtgtgttgttcgccgagctgcgtcgaGAGCGTCTGGAGGCCGTGCCAAGTGGCCGAGAGATCTGGTACGCCAGCGCCCTGTAGGCGCTTGGACCAGGCCCCGGTCGATGGccccggcgcagcgctggcctcgccggcctgcgcacgcaccgcgcccTCGAGCCACGCGCGACGgtccgccggcgccgacgacatGGTGTGGTATGACTAAtcacgcgcacggcgcagctACCAGCCTATTTAGAGCTTGTTGGCCTTGAACGAGACACCCTTGGCGATGTTGTCGTTCAGAGCCTCGACGGCCTTCTTGATGGCGGCCGACTCGAACTCGGAGAGCTTGCCGAGGGGCAGGACCTTCTCCACACCGTTCTTGCCGAGCTGGAGGGGCACGGAGAAGAAGGGGGTGCTGGTGCCGATCACGTCGGTCACGGCCttggcgcccgaggcgtCGGCAGTGAGGTCGACGTAGCTGTACACCGGGACGTCCGAGGTCTGGCCGTTGGCGGCAGCAAGGACGGCGAGGGCGaactcggcgccggcgtaGGCCATCGAGAGGGTGGCCGAGCCAGTGTTGTTCTTGGCCTTCACGACCTCGTCACCACCAAACTGGATGTGCTCGGTGATGGCCTCGATGTCCTTCTGGTCAGCCGAGAACGAGGGGTTGCTCTGCGAGAGCAGGGGAACAATGGTCACACCCGAGTGACCACCGACGACGGGGATGTGGTACTTGCCCGAGTCGAGGCTCTTGCCGGCGGCCTCCGACACAAAGGTCGCGGCACGGACCACGTCGAGGGTGGTCACACCAAAGAGGCGCTTGGGGTCGTAGACGCCCTCCTTCTTGAacacctcggcgacgatcgGCACGGTGGAGTTCACGGGGTTGGAGATGACCAGGACAAAGGCCTTGGGGGCGTTCTTGGCGatggcctcggcgatgccGTGCACAATCGAGGCGTTCGCGTTGAAGAGGTCGTCACGGGTCATGCCGGGCTTGCGGGGCATACCAGCGGGGATGACGATGATGTCAGTGCCCTTGAGAGCCTTGGCCAGACCGTCATCCTCGGGCAGGAAGCCCTCGACGGGGGCGGGGGTGTTGATGTGCGACAGGTCCTTGGCGACACCCGGGGTGTTGACCATGTCGTACAGCGACAGCTCGGTGACGAGCGACGACTGCTTAAGCAGCAGCGAGAGAGGCTGGCCGATACCACCAGCAGCACCAATAACAGTAGCCTTCATTGTGAGAGAATCGATGTGGGGAAGAACGGGGCACCGGCCGCCCCGCGCCGGGAGCGTCCGGCCGGCAATCCGGTCATGTGATCCGATTCAGGGACCGGCGGCGGACTGCGAACAGACCACGGAGCGAGCCGGATGTGGAGGTTCCGATGGGCGAATCAGCGGCCGGCGTTGGGCGGCGGAGCCGGCGATCGTTGGAGGGATTTACGCTACGGAGCACGGGCCTTGCCTTTGCCTTTGCCCTGGCCGGACCGGGGTACTTCTTGcggaggcgctgcggcagaGCCGGCAGGCTCTGCGGTAGCGCCTGCGGTAGCGCCTGCGGCAGCCGCAGCACCTGCCGCAGGCAGAGAATCCGGGCCTGGCGGTCCCTGGGGAGGTGTAGCGCTTTGGGCTTCCGGCTCGGAGGCCTTGCCCTTGCCTTGGCCAAAAGGCTTGGTACCCTTGCCTTTGGGCTGTGCCGTAGTAGTTTCAGACTCCTTATTGTCCTCGGGCTGCGAGAACTGCTTTTGGACTTCGCGGTAGTGCGCCATTTCCTGCTCGCTGACCGACGGCGAGAGCTCTGCGAGGGCCTGCTCAAAGtggcggcggtgcacgcgcacctgcacttcgctcggctcggcgagctcagCAAGGTAGAACTGCGGTGTGAGCGGCACGGGCCAGTGCACGCGGTCGCCCGTGCGCGGCTCCTtgttgcgctcggcgaccttggCATCGATTTCCTCGGCCTTTTCCGTCATAGCCTTGAGCATAGCATCCGAGCACAGCGCGTAAAAGTCGGCACCGGTCAGGTTGAACGGACACTGCTCGGCAATGACAGTCATGTCGCccacgtcctcgtccagcgTAAACTTGCGCGTGAGCGCCTGGAGAAtgttgcgctgcgcgtcgtggGTCTCGGCGACGGACAGGTAGAGCATACGGTCGAAACGGCCGGGGCGGAGCAGCGCAGGGTCGAGCAGGTCTGGGCGGTTGGTCGCACCGATGACAAACACGtcgctcgctgccgagccaCTCGCCATaccgtcgagctcggcgaggagctgaCTCACGATACGGTCCATCAcgccgcccgagtcgcCCTGGTTgccgcgcttcggcgcAACAGAGTCCAGCTCATCAAAGAAGATGACACACGGCTTGgcatcgcgcgcacgctgaAAGACACGGCGGACATTCGCCTCCGACTCACCAATGTACATGTTGAGCAGTTCTGGGCCCTTGACCGAGAAGAAGTTGAgcgagcaggtcgtcgCGACCGCCTTGGCCAGCAGCGTTTTACCGGTACCCGGTGGGCCGTAGAGGAGCACACCGCTGCGCTTTTTGACGCCGTCTGAAAAGAGCTCGGGGTGCTCGAGCGGAAGCTGGACCGTGTCGAGAATCTCGTTCTTGACGCTCGCGAGGCCACCGACGTCGTCCCAGGTGACGTTGGGAATCTTGGGCGCGCCGATGCTTTCGCTGTAGCTCGCACGCACATGGCCCAGGGCCTTGTCGAGATCGGACTGGACGAGgaccgggcgcgccgccgcaatGTCTGCCATCGTCCACACATTTTCGTTGAGTTCCAGCGCGGTGGCGagacgcgtcgcggacgcgagccgcgcacgctccacGACCTCGGTGAGGTCGGCAgggaggagcgccgccgtctgCACTGCAAGCAGCTTGgtgtcgacgtcggccgcgaccGCGTAGCGCTGCAacgcgaggtcgaggagctgcctgcgctccggctcggcgggcggGTCGAGCTTTAACGTCTGGTTGAAGCACGCAAGGAGCACCGGGGGACACCGCTCCGCGTCTTCGGTCGTGCCAACAAAAAAGATCGGGCCGCTCTCCTCGTCCGGCTCCATGCACCGCTGCAGCATCTTGACGACAGCCGTCGTCTGCCCCTCGTTCTGCCCTTTCTTGGCCAGTGTATCGACGTTTTGCAGGAGGATGATGCACGGCGCACACGTGCGAGCACGCTCAAACTTGGCGCGCAGGATGCCTTCGGTGTGCGCGTCGGTATCAGACACCAGTTCGAAGCAGTTCAGCTCGAGAAGGTGCACGCCGGCACACTCGGCGACCCAGCGCGTGAGCATGCGCTTGCccgagccggcggcgccttcGAGGAGGATGGCAAggtgcacgccgagccgctgcgcactcggcgagagcgcggcacgcaccaGCTGGACGTACCGCGAAAAGACGCTGCCTTCGGCCGTCAGCGGCGTGTCCTTGCCGGGGTAGGGATAGGTGTCGCTCGTCAGGCCGAGCCACGCGCCGACAttcgcgacgcggcgctgctcgaggccaGTTTGGACGATGCGCGTGTGCGTCGCATCCGCCCAGCACCCTGCGCTGTCCATGCGGCGGGACGCGGCAAGCGTCGCGTAccagcgctcgagcgcgggcgcgcTCTCTGGGATGCGTgcggcgaccgcctcggGGTCTTCGaggtccgcctcgagctcggtcaCGCAAAAGTACACGGCTGTGCGCGCGTACGTCGGCGCAAGGGGGCCCGGCAGCtgcgcggtgcgtgcgatTTCGCGGGCGCTTTCCGACGGCccgtcctgctcggcgtcggcctgctcgaagcgtgcgcgcgacgtggcgacCGGCACGGCAAATACGTCGCCCTTCTTGAGGATGCGTgggcggtgctcgaggtggcggcg from Malassezia japonica chromosome 1, complete sequence includes the following:
- a CDS encoding uncharacterized protein (EggNog:ENOG503NXFN; COG:S); amino-acid sequence: MSSAPADRRAWLEGAVRAQAGEASAAPGPSTGAWSKRLQGAGVPDLSATWHGLQTLSTQLGEQHTALVSKLSAQMSVAGTIVPEAAAQAQQLTQDAMPLRLALEKAEKRYEQMTPAAGTPEAHALSELHSLSQVKHRMQSARDTLHAAESWSLVEGEVDGHLADGDWEKAAQRLAGMEHTLANFDASSEYVAARRTLLERLLAALDEAVAKAMHKAVDAQDVDGLIRCARVYASVHRAEQFTVHYTRARRAATQNAWQAAPVEQRTGAFLGALEQLAADERQVAPLLYQEPERGVEAVLVAAVDAVPLHEHIDTMAQRPEALPVLVESYVQAYAAVKAIDQARLGAGSEAPIASDTIPTHTAWPACLLGLYVPYKVSYRTREAAFLQHAFAQRQAAFEARRDRAYVQTADARQGSWAACVQDMAQLCCDEIDACRALSDAATERMLRLADARVEDVLEAVHTALLPLLRHRIVSTLDQLQTRHARHMQSLAPDANTVLAEDMDPIPDWDLVHAGVRVMELNPYLDTQVSAWHTHLLERVTGAQEASVRAKMASLPAPLEVAHSAHALVLAQLLGTFRMHLEAYSAQGAWALVAPQEHLPEVRIPSFSKSPTEAMVKLGEGLLNLPRLLESLVEREQAAFEYAADTLPFAHDEAPEVRVPRTRAHRALSVSLLTQDAAVHADNTTYTAEQVLSLWLRSLTLTLLAELQAALPRMAKDPRCDCAQLAADVDYLGTIASALNASTPALREWADVLALTPAAAQALPKESALRTSRAFQQVYAK
- a CDS encoding malate dehydrogenase (COG:C; EggNog:ENOG503NWAG), producing the protein MKATVIGAAGGIGQPLSLLLKQSSLVTELSLYDMVNTPGVAKDLSHINTPAPVEGFLPEDDGLAKALKGTDIIVIPAGMPRKPGMTRDDLFNANASIVHGIAEAIAKNAPKAFVLVISNPVNSTVPIVAEVFKKEGVYDPKRLFGVTTLDVVRAATFVSEAAGKSLDSGKYHIPVVGGHSGVTIVPLLSQSNPSFSADQKDIEAITEHIQFGGDEVVKAKNNTGSATLSMAYAGAEFALAVLAAANGQTSDVPVYSYVDLTADASGAKAVTDVIGTSTPFFSVPLQLGKNGVEKVLPLGKLSEFESAAIKKAVEALNDNIAKGVSFKANKL
- the PEX6 gene encoding peroxisomal assembly protein (COG:O; BUSCO:EOG09260VTN; EggNog:ENOG503NVEI) yields the protein MALAYVGARVYGLAPQGAWDDVYVSAALADVLRHGEVSGAPLAVSVASANDARAKHVSLLAAGVVSWAQIAPPDMEDSFEMERGGLAVFVPLTPTWRTITMEETAVVRAVVPVPLTAAYLAVEPDALETIGKDQDVLRRTLHGRILRTGETMHAGFAMRSVLTEPVLQGVVDCATTELYLVQDTAGSKETMDVQADPVLDETFLERALARSTVTDDRDGLATHASTLTASAALQPEWVDEALARWHRTSGSDVYVDPESVVLVSDTTLAELAAFNGDWALAEVRGADRPRMVRLLAAPPHRASATYVPPTLAMNLAGDASLDSDIALTLHPLPTNVADELDTLRHGDAAMQALAGAAAQPPLMPRAEALSVARIASPIATDRAFDAQCLDALRRHLEHRPRILKKGDVFAVPVATSRARFEQADAEQDGPSESAREIARTAQLPGPLAPTYARTAVYFCVTELEADLEDPEAVAARIPESAPALERWYATLAASRRMDSAGCWADATHTRIVQTGLEQRRVANVGAWLGLTSDTYPYPGKDTPLTAEGSVFSRYVQLVRAALSPSAQRLGVHLAILLEGAAGSGKRMLTRWVAECAGVHLLELNCFELVSDTDAHTEGILRAKFERARTCAPCIILLQNVDTLAKKGQNEGQTTAVVKMLQRCMEPDEESGPIFFVGTTEDAERCPPVLLACFNQTLKLDPPAEPERRQLLDLALQRYAVAADVDTKLLAVQTAALLPADLTEVVERARLASATRLATALELNENVWTMADIAAARPVLVQSDLDKALGHVRASYSESIGAPKIPNVTWDDVGGLASVKNEILDTVQLPLEHPELFSDGVKKRSGVLLYGPPGTGKTLLAKAVATTCSLNFFSVKGPELLNMYIGESEANVRRVFQRARDAKPCVIFFDELDSVAPKRGNQGDSGGVMDRIVSQLLAELDGMASGSAASDVFVIGATNRPDLLDPALLRPGRFDRMLYLSVAETHDAQRNILQALTRKFTLDEDVGDMTVIAEQCPFNLTGADFYALCSDAMLKAMTEKAEEIDAKVAERNKEPRTGDRVHWPVPLTPQFYLAELAEPSEVQVRVHRRHFEQALAELSPSVSEQEMAHYREVQKQFSQPEDNKESETTTAQPKGKGTKPFGQGKGKASEPEAQSATPPQGPPGPDSLPAAGAAAAAGATAGATAEPAGSAAAPPQEVPRSGQGKGKGKARAP